A stretch of Penaeus vannamei isolate JL-2024 chromosome 18, ASM4276789v1, whole genome shotgun sequence DNA encodes these proteins:
- the Ask1 gene encoding mitogen-activated protein kinase kinase kinase 15 isoform X1, protein MRLEQKCGRPLLFISDACTMTDSLGSRSDNSGQSIVLSGSRARMDVVCVLDLCHSERLQQRKKAWDAVRSSCLSVNANCYHIQFEKLDFGETNVLDQFYNADVAIVDLSIVMQQRTLFYHLGVRESFDMKENILLYNDYDSTVTMPLKLSCGSYTFISYRTLDGGQCVMTEPSMRIGTEDNSTTDCKILLSNKLRKQLQDVEIQTKAHMKEKFLADLRKMREVFSGEELKKQLHNLRKRLDDPNILSGDVVLNMLLSLREIQDYDAMVQLVDDLKTIPNRKLYTSTPAIRFLYGFALNRRNMEGDREKALAVITKALEKKENQVPDMVCLCGRIYKDKFVESQHTDQESLHNAIYWYRKGFEEQPNEYAGINLATLLVIDGNDFSKSAELQHIGMVLNNLIGKKGSLSSLQDYWDVATFFEISVLAEDYGKAIQAAECMFKLKPPNWYLKSTIGNIMLINRFRKRSEDNEPTPEENIFNFWIDYFVEGTKTELGDVIRFPILILEPTGMYQPSYYLPSYVTANLGAEEKSIQLSNLCIDRMKGICRRVHEWLFTASSIKSITLYKRDERAVFLYVQENSDDFQMFFPSEQCRQIFFRLVLELTANQKGTVMDLEAEFSSGPIQYEYELEDSGKRLILGKGTYGVVYAARDLNTQVRIAVKEVPEKNIGEVQPLHEEIKLHSELRHRNIVQYLGTVSEDGFFKIFMEQVPGGSLSALLRSKWGPLKENEATIAYYTKQILEGLKYLHDQKIVHRDIKGDNVLVNTYTGVVKISDFGTSKRLAGVCLSTETFTGTLQYMAPEVIDKGARGYGAPADIWSLGCTIVEMATGKPPFIELGSPEAAMFKVGLYKMHPDIPEQLSEKARSFILRCFEPDPNKRATAAQLLEDPFLTEYDTLGRKKKGMRLTNQQEFSRSVSVPADRSIRQHGDKCRLASSPDDGLEFGYGYGSRCNTAGSPSVSPASPSSYLSSLSYTSSVMTGSDLDDALMTRRSSSSGLLSPDVESPRTDGEQDGFYLLKKDSQRRTTLTKVLVHDQQKIVQIWFQRLQQELGSAKLLLTQDQLVVIMVGLREYIPEQKKLAIEQAFASLKNETEFEETVNQIHLALYTFQDAVNDVLKSHSIKPHWMFALDNLVRSSVHCAITVLSPDHESLLGSPDENIGVLGGSPGRPHDAVEEGSTSGVSTINSTKSAKLLHDFHHSKQCHQLQEKFQAARAENLRLLEELSLAEKRYGDLLKMYLSDRREQSRLLAEQLGVPLPPVLKPEESKAEGDNVAESTENIGSAENTCSKRRCVEVRGEELESPAGTMGSQSSAETVTGESIPEDAASPSLAHNPHEPPMIHVSSRNIDMELVAWLQALSIDRDVIDKFLAEDYTKDDVLLWMTRDDLRRMQMRGGVELRIWRNVVQYRHSQGLPVNPEEPSASCNTPKSSSSDSHPRSTKL, encoded by the exons GCCTGCACGATGACAGACAGTCTAGGCAGCAGGAGTGATAACTCTGGACAATCAATCGTGCTGTCAGGCTCCAGAGCACGCATGGATGTCGTTTGCGTGCTGGACCTGTGCCACTCGGAGAGACTGCAGCAGCGCAAAAAGGCCTGGGATGCTGTCAGAAGCAGCTGTCTCTCCGTCAATGCCAATTGCTACCACATCCAG TTTGAAAAGCTTGACTTTGGCGAGACCAATGTCTTGGACCAATTTTACAATGCCGACGTTGCCATCGTGGACCTATCGATTGTCATGCAGCAGCGGACTCTCTTCTACCATCTTGGGGTCCGTGAGAGCTTTGACATGAAGGAGAACATACTTCTGTACAATGATTACGACTCAACAGTTACCATGCCTCTGAAG CTGTCATGTGGCAGTTACACCTTCATATCCTACCGGACCCTAGATGGGGGACAGTGTGTGATGACAGAACCAAGCATGAGAATAGGCACAGAAGACAACTCGACCACTGACTGTAAAATTCTACTCTCCAATAAACTTCGCAAACAGCTACAAGATGTTGAGATTCAGACAAA gGCCCACATGAAAGAGAAGTTTTTGGCAGACTTGCGCAAAATGAGGGAAGTTTTCTCAGGGGAAGAACTAAAGAAGCAGTTACATAATCTAAGGAAACGACTGGATGACCCCAATATCCTCTCAGGTGATGTTGTGCTCAACATGCTGCTGTCACTGCGGGAGATTCAG GACTATGATGCAATGGTGCAGCTTGTAGATGATCTCAAGACCATCCCTAACAGAAAATTGTACACCAGTACTCCAGCAATTAGGTTCCTCTATGGCTTTGCACTTAATAG ACGAAACATGGAGGGTGACAGGGAGAAGGCATTAGCAGTTATCACAAAAGctttagagaagaaagaaaatcaagttCCGGacatggtgtgtttgtgtggccgtATTTACAAG GATAAATTTGTAGAATCCCAACATACAGACCAGGAAAGTTTGCACAATGCCATTTATTGGTACAGAAAAGGCTTTGAGGAACAGCCAAATGAATACGCGGGAATCAATTTGGCAACGCTTCTTGTCATCGATGGCAATGACTTCTCAAAATCAGCTGAGCTGCAGCATATTG GAATGGTCCTCAACAATCTCATTGGCAAGAAGGGCTCACTGTCATCTTTACAAGATTACTGGGATGTGGCAACCTTTTTCGAGATCAGTGTGCTGGCAGAAGACTATGGCAAAGCGATCCAGGCAGCAGAGTGCATGTTTAAGCTTAAACCTCCCAATTG GTACTTAAAGTCCACCATTGGCAACATCATGCTCATCAATAGGTTTAGGAAGCGATCAGAAGACAACGAGCCAACTCCAGAAGAGAATATCTTCAATTTCTGGATTGACTACTTCGTGGAGGGCACCAAGACAGAGTTGGGGGATGTCATCCGCTTTCCA ATTCTGATATTGGAACCAACGGGGATGTACCAGCCAAGCTATTATTTACCCAGCTATGTGACTGCCAACCTTGGAGCTGAAGAGAAAAGCATCCAGCTCTCAAATCTCTGTATTGACAGAATGAAGGGAATATGTAGACGTGTTCATGAGTGGCTCTTCACTGCCAGCAGCATCAAGTCAATAAC GTTGTACAAACGGGATGAGCGTGCAGTGTTCCTATATGTGCAAGAAAACTCGGATGACTTCCAGATGTTCTTCCCATCAGAGCAATGTAGACAGATCTTCTTCCGATTGGTGTTGGAGCTGACAGCCAACCAGAAGGGGACTGTCATGGACCTGGAAGCAGAATTCTCCTCTGGACCCATTCAG TATGAATATGAATTAGAAGACAGTGGAAAGCGCCTAATACTAGGAAAAGGTACATATGGTGTAGTGTATGCAGCAAGAGATCTGAACACACAAGTCAGAATTGCTGTGAAGGAAGTCCCAGAGAAAAATATAGG GGAAGTCCAGCCTCTGCATGAAGAAATCAAACTCCACTCGGAGCTCCGCCACCGTAACATTGTGCAGTACCTAGGGACAGTGTCAGAGGATGGTTTCTTCAAGATCTTCATGGAGCAGGTTCCAGGAgggtctctctctgctttgcttagGTCAAAGTGGGGGCCCCTCAAGGAAAATGAGGCAACTATTGCCTACTACACAAAGCAGATCTTGGAAGGATTGAAGTATCTGCATGATCAGAAAATAGTTCATAGGGATATTAAAG GTGATAATGTTCTAGTCAATACTTACACGGGAGTTGTCAAGATCTCAGACTTTGGTACCTCAAAACGTCTAGCTGGAGTGTGCTTGAGCACAGAGACTTTCACTGGCACCTTACAGTACATGGCTCCTGAAGTCATTGACAAGGGAGCCAGAGGATATGGAGCTCCA GCTGACATCTGGTCACTCGGCTGCACAATTGTGGAAATGGCAACAGGGAAACCTCCTTTCATAGAGCTTGGCTCTCCTGAGGCAGCCATGTTTAAG GTTGGCTTATACAAGATGCACCCAGACATCCCTGAGCAACTGAGTGAAAAGGCGCGCAGCTTCATCCTTCGCTGCTTTGAGCCTGACCCCAATAAGAGGGCAACTGCTGCCCAGCTGCTAGAAGACCCGTTCCTGACTGAGTACGACAC attgggaaggaagaagaagggcatGCGCCTGACAAACCAGCAGGAATTCTCTCGCAGTGTGTCTGTCCCGGCTGACCGCAGCATCCGTCAGCATGGCGATAAGTGCCGTTTAGCCAGCTCTCCCGATGATGG CCTAGAGTTCGGGTATGGGTATGGTTCCCGTTGCAACACAGCTGGCAGCCCCAGTgtctccccagcctccccctcctcctacctctcatctctctcatacaCCAG CTCAGTTATGACTGGTTCTGATCTCGATGATGCTCTCATGACCCGACGTTCCTCAAGCAGTGGTCTTCTCTCGCCTGATGTGGAGTCACCAAGGACAGATGGG GAGCAGGATGGATTCTACCTTTTGAAAAAAGATTCTCAGCGACGGACAACTCTCACCAAAGTGTTGGTTCATGATCAACAAAAGATTGTTCAAATTTGGTTCCAGCGTCTGCAGCAGGAACTGGGCAGTGCCAAGTTATTACTCACTCAG GACCAGTTAGTGGTTATAATGGTTGGTCTGCGTGAATACATCCCGGAGCAGAAGAAATTAGCCATAGAGCAAGCCTTTGCATCCCTCAAGAATGAGACTGAATTTGAGGAGACTGTGAATCAGATACATTTGGCGCTTTACACTTTCCAAGATGCT GTGAATGATGTTTTAAAGAGTCACAGCATAAAACCTCACTGGATGTTTGCCCTTGACAACCTGGTGAGGAGCTCTGTACACTGTGCCATCACTGTTCTCTCTCCAG ACCATGAGAGCCTACTAGGTTCCCCAGATGAGAACATTGGCGTGCTGGGGGGGAGCCCTGGGAGACCACATGATGCAGTTGAGGAAGGCAGCACTTCAGGTGTGTCCACCATCAACTCTACTAAGTCAGCCAAGTTACTCCATGACTTCCACCACTCAAAGCAGTGCCACCAGCTGCAGGAGAAGTTCCAAGCAGCCAGGGCGGAGAATCTCAG GTTGCTAGAAGAGCTCTCTCTGGCAGAGAAACGGTATGGGGACCTGCTAAAGATGTACCTGTCTGACCGGCGTGAACAGAGCCGCCTCCTGGCTGAGCAGTTGGGTGTGCCCCTACCACCTGTTCTTAAGCCAGAGGAGAGCAAAGCGGAGGGTGACAATGTGGCTGAAAGCACAGAGAATATCGGCAGTGCAGAGAATACTTGTAGTAAGAGACGCTGTGTTGAAGTCCGAGGAGAAGAGTTAGAATCGCCTGCTGGTACCATGGGGTCGCAATCAAGTGCTGAGACAGTGactggagag agTATTCCTGAGGATGCTGCCTCCCCATCACTTGCCCACAATCCTCATGAACCCCCCATGATCCACGTGTCCTCTCGCAACATCGATATGGAGTTGGTTGCTTGGCTTCAGGCACTGTCAATTGATCGTGATGTTATTGATAAG TTTCTAGCTGAGGACTATACCAAAGATGATGTTCTTCTCTGGATGACTAGAGATGACCTCAGGAGAATGCAGATGAG AGGGGGAGTGGAATTGCGCATCTGGCGTAACGTGGTGCAGTACCGCCATTCTCAGGGCCTGCCAGTCAATCCTGAAGAGCCCTCTGCATCTTGCAACACCCCCAAATCAAGCTCTTCTGACTCACATCCCCGTTCAACCAAATTATGA